A part of Pantoea vagans genomic DNA contains:
- the amyA gene encoding alpha-amylase has product MQNPTLLQFFHWYYPDGSKLWPEVADRAAWLSEIGITMAWLPPSYKGDSGGYSVGYDSYDLFDLGEFDQKGGVATKYGDKTQLLAATEALRSHNVGVLLDVVLNHKMGADEKEAISVNRVNPDNRDEIYDEVVPCEAWTKFTFPARAGEYSKFVWDHKCFSGVDHIENPDENGVFKIINDYTAEGWNDQVDNELGNFDYLMGANIDFRNNAVREELKYWARWVMEQVPCTGFRLDAVKHIPAWFYKEWIDHIQEVAEDPMFIVAEYWSFETEKLQEYVHQVEGKTMLFDAPLHMNFHQASTAGSAYDMSQIFANSLVVADPWHAVTIVANHDTQPLQSLEAPVEAWFKPLAYALILLREQGVPTIFYPDLFGATYEDEGGDGETHKIEMPVIPELEGLIRARQQYGWGVQTDYFDHPNCVAFSRSGTETQPGCVVIMSNGDAGEKSVPMGEGFAGKVWRDHLGNREETITADEHGTAVFVCNGGSVSVWVVAE; this is encoded by the coding sequence ATGCAAAACCCAACGTTATTACAGTTTTTCCATTGGTATTACCCGGATGGCAGCAAACTGTGGCCGGAAGTCGCCGATCGCGCGGCCTGGCTCAGCGAAATTGGTATCACCATGGCGTGGCTGCCACCGAGCTACAAAGGGGATTCGGGTGGCTATTCTGTCGGTTACGACAGCTACGATCTGTTCGATCTCGGGGAATTTGATCAGAAAGGCGGCGTTGCCACGAAATATGGCGACAAAACGCAATTACTGGCGGCGACAGAAGCTCTGCGCAGCCACAACGTTGGGGTACTACTGGATGTGGTGCTGAACCACAAAATGGGCGCTGACGAGAAAGAGGCGATCAGCGTTAACCGCGTCAATCCGGATAACCGTGATGAAATTTACGACGAGGTCGTGCCCTGCGAGGCCTGGACGAAATTCACCTTTCCGGCACGTGCCGGTGAGTATTCGAAATTTGTCTGGGACCACAAATGCTTTAGCGGCGTAGATCACATCGAAAACCCAGACGAAAACGGCGTATTCAAAATCATCAACGATTACACCGCCGAAGGCTGGAACGATCAGGTCGATAACGAGCTGGGCAACTTCGACTACCTGATGGGTGCCAACATCGATTTCCGCAACAATGCAGTCAGGGAAGAGCTGAAGTACTGGGCACGCTGGGTGATGGAACAGGTGCCCTGCACCGGCTTCCGTCTGGATGCGGTAAAACATATCCCGGCCTGGTTCTATAAAGAGTGGATCGATCATATTCAGGAAGTCGCTGAAGATCCGATGTTTATCGTCGCGGAGTACTGGTCGTTTGAAACCGAGAAGCTGCAGGAGTATGTGCATCAGGTGGAAGGCAAAACCATGCTGTTTGATGCGCCACTGCACATGAACTTCCATCAGGCCTCTACCGCAGGCAGCGCCTACGATATGAGCCAGATTTTTGCTAACTCGCTGGTGGTGGCGGATCCGTGGCATGCCGTGACGATCGTGGCCAACCATGACACCCAGCCGCTGCAGTCGCTGGAAGCGCCGGTAGAGGCCTGGTTCAAACCGCTGGCCTATGCGCTGATCCTGCTGCGTGAGCAGGGCGTGCCGACCATTTTCTATCCTGACCTGTTCGGGGCGACTTACGAAGATGAGGGCGGCGACGGCGAGACGCACAAAATTGAGATGCCGGTCATTCCTGAACTCGAAGGATTAATCCGGGCGCGTCAGCAGTATGGCTGGGGCGTGCAGACCGACTATTTTGATCATCCCAACTGCGTGGCGTTCAGCCGCAGCGGTACCGAAACGCAGCCTGGCTGTGTGGTGATCATGTCGAACGGCGATGCGGGCGAGAAAAGTGTGCCGATGGGCGAAGGCTTTGCCGGTAAGGTCTGGCGCGATCATCTGGGCAACCGAGAAGAGACCATTACTGCCGACGAGCACGGTACAGCAGTCTTTGTCTGTAACGGTGGCAGCGTCAGCGTCTGGGTAGTAGCAGAATAA
- a CDS encoding glycosyltransferase family 25 protein — MKTFIINLASSTGRRATIAAQCDAAGLDYEFINAVNGHALTEAEIAQHTRTVNYAFKPGEIGCALSHIAIYRKMKDEKIAQALVLEDDALFTEQLGAVLSSPAMQLSPDNPTLVLLSRVNRYVDKAIAAVAETSHLYPVYSATTAHAYVINLEAATRLLKLLYPVWMAADKWCLFEEYGAMKLLAVHPAPVLLHDLAQQTTIQHFSDVAQHNQQKRDIWTMLMANRPLRVRLRHRYRRAMLPLLHRIVDVNAAADRQK, encoded by the coding sequence ATGAAGACCTTTATCATTAATCTCGCCTCATCAACCGGGCGTCGCGCCACTATTGCTGCACAGTGCGACGCCGCCGGACTCGACTACGAATTTATTAACGCTGTAAATGGCCATGCATTAACTGAAGCGGAAATTGCGCAGCATACCCGTACGGTTAATTATGCGTTCAAACCGGGCGAAATAGGGTGTGCATTAAGCCACATCGCTATTTATCGGAAAATGAAGGATGAAAAAATTGCACAGGCGTTGGTTCTGGAAGATGACGCCTTATTTACCGAACAGCTCGGCGCGGTATTATCCAGTCCGGCAATGCAGTTATCCCCGGATAACCCGACGCTGGTACTGTTATCACGCGTCAATAGATACGTTGATAAAGCGATCGCTGCGGTAGCCGAAACATCTCATCTCTATCCGGTCTACAGCGCCACCACCGCACACGCTTATGTGATCAATCTGGAGGCCGCTACGCGACTGCTTAAACTGCTCTATCCGGTCTGGATGGCTGCCGATAAATGGTGCCTGTTTGAAGAGTATGGAGCTATGAAGCTACTGGCGGTGCATCCTGCACCGGTGCTGCTGCATGATCTGGCGCAGCAGACCACCATCCAGCATTTCAGCGATGTTGCTCAGCATAACCAGCAAAAACGCGATATCTGGACGATGCTAATGGCAAATCGACCGCTCCGCGTCAGACTGCGTCATCGCTATCGTCGGGCTATGCTTCCGCTGCTTCATCGCATCGTTGATGTCAACGCCGCTGCAGATCGTCAGAAATAG
- the yedD gene encoding lipoprotein YedD encodes MKKWMLIAALALSGCAQINDYENAVQTPAPAELQGNWQTVGPQSSLISGQAMASLIINADGSTLDCRQWMRVIAKPGKLTRLNGDYVNVTRRIRVMPLVVDNSELNYDGLTLRKVARPTIECQQALEEVAKQPKAAVIQNIEPQLLRTPITEHNAQS; translated from the coding sequence ATGAAAAAGTGGATGCTGATTGCCGCGCTGGCACTGAGTGGCTGTGCGCAAATCAACGATTATGAAAATGCGGTACAGACGCCGGCACCGGCTGAATTGCAGGGGAACTGGCAAACCGTCGGCCCGCAGAGCAGCCTGATCAGCGGACAGGCCATGGCCAGTCTGATTATCAATGCGGATGGCAGCACGCTGGATTGCCGTCAGTGGATGCGTGTGATTGCGAAGCCAGGCAAACTGACCCGTCTGAACGGTGACTATGTCAACGTGACGCGCAGGATTCGCGTGATGCCGCTGGTCGTCGATAACAGCGAACTTAACTATGACGGGCTGACCCTACGCAAGGTGGCGCGTCCGACAATAGAGTGTCAGCAGGCCCTGGAAGAAGTGGCAAAACAGCCGAAAGCCGCGGTGATTCAGAATATTGAACCGCAGCTGCTGCGCACGCCGATTACTGAACATAACGCGCAGTCGTAA
- a CDS encoding FliC/FljB family flagellin produces MAQVINTNSLSLITQNNINKNQSALSTSMERLSSGLRINSAKDDAAGQAIANRFTSNIKGLTQAARNANDGISAAQTTEGALSEINNNLQRVRELTVQAQNGTNSASDKSSIQDEIKSRLSEIDRVSGQTQFNGVNVLAKDGSMKIQVGANDGETITIDLKKIDSSTLKLNTFNVNGPQGTPTAAAAADFQKVYGSTSNVSKATVAENTGGDLATRLGVAAANVTVTADKVYKDDNGNLFAKVNVASTSAAETNSLKANGFDIANGSNQDFYVAVDAQSAATTAGGDTAAFTLDTANMSLSNVTTGSTSDPLAKLDEAIASVDKFRSSLGAIQNRLNSAVTNLSNTTTNLSAAQSRIQDADYATEVSNMSKAQIVQQAGNSVLAKANQVPQQVLSLLQG; encoded by the coding sequence ATGGCCCAAGTCATTAATACCAACAGCCTCTCGCTGATCACTCAGAACAACATCAACAAGAACCAGTCAGCTCTGTCTACTTCAATGGAGCGTCTGTCTTCTGGTTTACGTATCAACAGCGCGAAAGATGACGCTGCTGGTCAGGCAATTGCCAACCGTTTCACCTCTAACATCAAGGGCCTGACTCAGGCTGCTCGTAACGCCAACGACGGTATCTCTGCTGCGCAGACGACTGAAGGCGCGCTGTCAGAAATCAACAACAACTTACAGCGTGTTCGTGAACTGACTGTACAGGCTCAGAACGGTACTAACTCAGCGTCTGACAAATCTTCAATCCAGGACGAAATCAAGTCACGTCTGAGCGAAATTGACCGCGTATCGGGTCAGACTCAGTTCAACGGCGTGAACGTGCTGGCTAAAGATGGCTCAATGAAAATTCAGGTTGGCGCTAACGATGGCGAAACCATCACCATCGACCTGAAGAAAATTGACTCTTCTACGCTGAAACTGAACACCTTCAACGTAAATGGTCCACAGGGTACCCCAACTGCTGCAGCTGCAGCTGACTTCCAGAAAGTCTACGGCTCAACCAGTAACGTAAGCAAAGCAACTGTAGCAGAAAATACTGGTGGTGATCTGGCCACTCGCCTGGGTGTTGCAGCAGCTAACGTTACTGTAACTGCAGACAAAGTTTACAAAGATGACAACGGCAACCTGTTTGCTAAAGTCAACGTGGCTTCAACCAGCGCTGCTGAAACTAACAGCCTGAAAGCTAACGGCTTTGATATCGCTAACGGTTCTAACCAGGACTTCTACGTTGCAGTTGATGCGCAGTCAGCAGCAACAACCGCAGGTGGTGATACCGCTGCGTTCACACTGGATACGGCTAACATGAGCCTGTCTAACGTAACCACGGGTTCAACTTCTGACCCGCTGGCCAAACTGGACGAAGCGATTGCAAGCGTGGATAAGTTCCGTTCTTCACTGGGTGCGATTCAGAACCGTCTGAACTCAGCCGTGACTAACCTGAGCAACACCACCACTAACCTGTCTGCAGCACAGTCTCGTATTCAGGATGCTGACTACGCTACTGAAGTTTCAAACATGTCTAAAGCGCAGATCGTACAGCAGGCTGGTAACTCAGTGTTGGCGAAAGCTAACCAGGTTCCACAGCAGGTTCTGTCTCTGCTGCAGGGCTAA
- a CDS encoding HNH endonuclease signature motif containing protein → MRFNYDLLPGEQLTFDEIARRYALQYPDDKELTARALLSPSTGLRTLKIRAVFAREESNSPLEDLLFISHDNERKNYLRRFEHYLKQNLSFLYFRRSDNEKRDNLWKVMGSSQVFAMIDPQSATAQNLLNSRGYKLVLMHQDDEDIYWQLFNPQADPCFPQSQRIQFIVVLSTPQHKVPAAVMPGTEVGRRVKARVLQRASQAEFSAGVKARYGACVMTGTELTERHNWPWVEACHIDTQEGDDGVLADNSIDNGLFLRSDLQRLFINRLISIDAESGTIQVHPGEEARQHIAPWYQELEGRVCSLWAAVPPATRQRLRARR, encoded by the coding sequence ATGCGCTTCAATTATGACCTTTTACCGGGCGAGCAGCTGACCTTCGATGAGATCGCCCGGCGTTATGCGCTGCAATATCCTGATGATAAAGAGCTGACGGCGCGTGCCTTGCTGAGTCCGTCAACCGGCCTGCGCACGCTGAAAATCCGTGCGGTGTTCGCGCGGGAGGAGAGCAACAGTCCGCTGGAAGATCTGCTGTTCATCTCCCATGACAACGAACGTAAAAATTATCTGCGCCGCTTTGAGCACTACCTTAAGCAGAATCTTTCTTTCCTCTATTTTCGTCGCAGCGACAACGAGAAGCGCGACAACCTGTGGAAAGTGATGGGCAGCAGTCAGGTCTTCGCGATGATCGATCCACAATCGGCCACGGCACAGAACCTGTTAAACAGTCGCGGCTACAAACTGGTGCTGATGCATCAGGATGATGAAGACATTTACTGGCAGCTCTTTAATCCGCAGGCGGACCCCTGTTTTCCGCAGTCGCAGCGTATTCAGTTCATCGTGGTGCTTAGTACGCCGCAGCACAAAGTCCCTGCGGCAGTGATGCCAGGCACTGAAGTGGGGCGTCGCGTGAAAGCACGGGTGCTGCAGCGTGCCAGCCAGGCGGAATTCAGCGCCGGTGTCAAAGCGCGCTACGGTGCCTGCGTGATGACCGGCACCGAGCTGACCGAACGGCACAACTGGCCCTGGGTGGAAGCCTGCCATATCGACACGCAGGAGGGCGATGACGGCGTCCTGGCAGACAACAGCATCGATAATGGCCTGTTTTTACGCAGCGATCTGCAGCGGCTATTTATTAACCGACTGATTAGCATTGATGCTGAATCAGGAACGATTCAGGTGCATCCCGGCGAGGAGGCGCGGCAGCACATTGCGCCCTGGTATCAGGAGCTGGAGGGTCGTGTCTGTAGTTTGTGGGCCGCGGTGCCGCCCGCCACACGGCAACGGCTGCGCGCCCGTCGTTAA
- a CDS encoding DUF6388 family protein, giving the protein MKTPEAYYAQAREMFFTAHPDFQSSLDELTESDARAANLSLRQLREWHAERIYAAFLRQKNLDGMIFSIQLAEPDKAVAAEAIETYLKSHAESLGMSWEEFCIKNEL; this is encoded by the coding sequence ATGAAAACGCCAGAAGCCTACTATGCCCAGGCTCGTGAAATGTTTTTTACCGCGCACCCCGACTTTCAGTCTTCACTGGATGAGTTAACGGAGAGCGATGCCCGTGCCGCTAATCTGTCGCTGCGACAGCTGCGTGAATGGCATGCCGAACGCATCTATGCAGCCTTTTTGCGGCAGAAAAATCTGGATGGGATGATTTTTTCTATTCAGCTCGCTGAGCCGGATAAAGCGGTAGCGGCTGAGGCTATCGAAACCTATCTTAAATCTCATGCTGAGTCACTGGGAATGAGCTGGGAAGAGTTTTGCATCAAAAACGAGCTGTAA
- a CDS encoding RNA polymerase sigma factor FliA, with product MNDFYTAEGVMDKHSLWQRYVPLVRHEALRLQVRLPASVELDDLLQAGGIGLLNAVERYDALQGTAFTTYAVQRIRGAMLDELRSRDWAPRSVRRNAREVAGAMHRVEQSLGRSASEQEVAQQLNVSMEEYRQILLDTNNSQLFSYDEYREEHGDSAELVTEGHEEANPLHQLLEGSLRERVIEAIEALPDREKMVLTLYYQEELNLKEIGAVLDVGESRVSQLHSQAIKRLRARLAGAR from the coding sequence GTGAACGATTTCTATACCGCCGAAGGCGTGATGGACAAGCATTCGCTCTGGCAGCGCTACGTGCCGCTGGTGCGCCATGAAGCGTTGCGTCTGCAGGTTCGCCTGCCGGCCAGCGTTGAGCTTGACGACTTGCTGCAGGCAGGTGGAATAGGGCTGTTAAATGCCGTAGAGCGTTACGACGCGCTCCAGGGCACAGCTTTCACCACCTACGCCGTGCAGCGTATTCGTGGCGCAATGCTCGACGAGCTTCGCAGTCGGGACTGGGCACCACGCAGCGTGCGTCGTAACGCACGTGAAGTGGCGGGCGCAATGCACAGAGTGGAACAGTCGCTGGGGCGTTCTGCTTCCGAGCAGGAAGTGGCGCAGCAGCTGAATGTTTCCATGGAGGAGTACCGGCAGATCCTGCTGGACACCAACAACAGTCAACTCTTCTCCTACGACGAGTATCGGGAAGAGCACGGCGACAGCGCGGAGCTGGTGACGGAAGGCCATGAAGAGGCTAATCCGCTTCATCAGCTGTTAGAAGGGAGTCTGCGTGAGCGCGTCATTGAAGCGATCGAAGCGTTACCCGATCGTGAAAAGATGGTGCTGACACTGTACTACCAGGAAGAACTGAACCTGAAAGAGATTGGCGCAGTACTTGATGTGGGTGAATCCCGTGTCAGCCAGCTGCACAGTCAGGCGATTAAACGCCTGCGGGCCCGACTTGCGGGAGCGCGCTAG
- the fliB gene encoding flagellin lysine-N-methylase yields MKNITVVEPLFVSAFKCIGSECRDHCCKGWDITLDKPTVNRYLKSSLIEIKTLAAENITTTRKSFASWGTMKLNTAGNCAFMDENRLCKVHSQLGAAALSNTCATYPRAANTFKYEQQKTLALSCPEATRQLLALPDAMLFEQTIRTQHEANKAKDLDQHKKLLNLMCLNIVKYSGVNLDEAFYALASFLLGAERVNPGDDWLVQMESHFSDVLNNLEQGEIRLNLDQVKPDHNLQWSLLLRLQSWFSTMADKRAFPTLNHYVNKLIYIQAEGAKTDDVSQSMIRLDNVWQTQVMPWLAERPWIMNNYIQYRIYDDFFPNDEGRSPLLSLYLLTAEWFLLKSLIAANVELVGTLNEEDIINIIYSYHSITKHTAQSVLAFLDEIDKVKVNDDLSLIYLLK; encoded by the coding sequence ATGAAAAATATTACTGTCGTCGAACCGCTGTTTGTCAGTGCCTTTAAATGCATCGGGAGCGAATGCCGCGATCATTGCTGTAAAGGCTGGGATATCACTCTGGATAAGCCCACAGTCAATCGCTATCTGAAATCTTCGCTGATTGAAATCAAAACGCTGGCGGCTGAAAATATCACGACTACCCGTAAAAGCTTTGCCAGTTGGGGAACGATGAAGCTTAACACAGCTGGCAACTGTGCATTTATGGATGAAAATCGCCTGTGTAAGGTGCATTCGCAACTGGGCGCAGCCGCATTAAGCAACACCTGCGCGACTTATCCGCGTGCGGCAAATACATTTAAATATGAACAGCAAAAAACGCTGGCGCTATCCTGCCCGGAGGCAACCCGGCAGTTATTAGCCCTGCCAGATGCGATGCTATTTGAGCAGACTATCCGGACTCAGCATGAAGCCAATAAAGCGAAAGATCTCGATCAGCATAAGAAGCTGCTGAATCTGATGTGTCTCAATATTGTCAAATATAGCGGTGTAAATCTTGATGAAGCGTTTTATGCGCTGGCCAGCTTTCTGCTGGGTGCAGAAAGAGTAAATCCTGGAGATGACTGGCTGGTACAGATGGAGAGTCACTTTTCTGACGTGCTGAATAATCTGGAGCAGGGTGAAATCAGGCTGAATCTTGATCAGGTTAAGCCCGATCATAATCTGCAGTGGTCTTTACTGCTGCGATTACAGAGCTGGTTCAGCACCATGGCGGATAAGCGTGCGTTTCCTACCCTGAATCATTACGTCAATAAGCTGATTTACATTCAGGCTGAAGGCGCTAAAACCGATGACGTGAGTCAGTCGATGATCCGGCTGGATAACGTATGGCAGACTCAGGTCATGCCCTGGCTCGCGGAGCGTCCATGGATAATGAATAACTATATTCAGTACCGCATCTATGATGATTTTTTCCCTAATGACGAAGGCCGTAGTCCATTACTGAGTCTCTATCTTCTGACGGCGGAATGGTTCCTTCTTAAGTCCCTGATTGCCGCAAATGTTGAACTGGTCGGCACCCTTAATGAAGAAGATATTATTAATATCATCTATAGCTATCACTCAATAACCAAACACACGGCACAATCGGTGCTGGCGTTTCTGGATGAGATTGATAAGGTCAAGGTCAATGACGATCTGTCGCTGATTTACCTGCTTAAGTAA
- the fliT gene encoding flagella biosynthesis regulatory protein FliT — protein sequence MTTAPHLIAVYQQLLDLSQGMLRHAAQGEWDELISREMEYVNAVQNLAQSTEAVSPSSQTQEQLRPVLRRILDNESEVKRLLQARMDELASLVGQNSRQKSVMSAYASQGGIVMVPRETLS from the coding sequence ATGACGACTGCACCGCATCTGATTGCCGTTTACCAACAATTACTCGATCTCAGCCAGGGAATGCTGCGTCATGCCGCACAGGGCGAATGGGATGAATTGATCAGCCGGGAGATGGAGTATGTCAATGCGGTGCAGAACTTAGCCCAGTCGACAGAGGCGGTATCGCCCTCGTCGCAGACGCAGGAGCAGTTACGTCCGGTACTGCGCCGTATCCTCGACAACGAAAGCGAAGTGAAACGCCTGCTGCAGGCCCGGATGGATGAGCTGGCCTCGCTGGTCGGTCAGAACAGCCGTCAAAAATCAGTGATGTCCGCCTATGCCAGTCAGGGCGGCATTGTAATGGTGCCGCGCGAAACCCTCTCCTGA
- the fliD gene encoding flagellar filament capping protein FliD, with the protein MASISNLGVGSGLPLSTMLDSLTTAEKAALTPISKQQTAYTAKLSAYATLKSSLTTFQTANTKLNSADLFTATTATSSSTAFSATTSGSTVAGKYAISVTQLAQAQVLTSSVQSSNTAPLGDSSVASRSIAITLKDGTSKSVTLSADQTSLTGMRDAINGANAGITATIIKVSDGSFRLSMNANKTGSDNAVATIAVTGDSTLQGIVGFDASASSNPMTQSVAAQNAQLTVNNVAIENSSNQISDALEGITLNLTAQTVGSQTLTITKDTSKASSAVSAWVDAYNTLLDQFNTLTKYTKVDTNSDTQDSSNGALLGDSTLRTIETQLKSMLTNAQSSSTYKSLGQIGITTDPTSGSLKLDSTKLSAALDKDAAGVKEMIVGDGKTGITAKIDSKLTDWLASKGIVQAATDGVSKTLNNLTALYNTTSDRIDADIARYKTQFTQLDMAISKLNSTSTYLTQQFDTSNSSNKS; encoded by the coding sequence ATGGCTAGTATTTCTAACCTTGGCGTGGGTTCCGGCCTGCCACTCAGTACTATGCTTGACAGTCTGACCACCGCTGAAAAAGCCGCACTCACACCGATTTCAAAACAGCAGACGGCTTATACGGCTAAGCTCAGTGCCTATGCCACCCTGAAAAGTTCACTGACGACGTTTCAGACTGCTAACACCAAGCTGAACAGTGCCGACCTGTTTACTGCCACCACCGCAACCAGCAGCTCTACGGCGTTCAGCGCCACCACCTCTGGCAGCACCGTGGCCGGTAAATATGCGATTAGCGTCACTCAACTGGCGCAGGCGCAGGTCCTGACCTCGTCAGTGCAGAGCAGTAACACCGCCCCGCTGGGCGATAGCTCCGTAGCCAGCCGCAGCATTGCCATTACCTTAAAAGATGGCACCAGCAAAAGCGTGACGCTCTCGGCTGATCAAACCTCGCTGACCGGTATGCGTGACGCCATTAATGGCGCCAATGCTGGCATTACTGCCACTATTATCAAAGTGTCAGACGGCAGCTTCCGTCTTTCCATGAACGCCAATAAAACCGGCAGTGACAATGCGGTGGCAACCATTGCCGTTACCGGTGACAGCACGCTGCAGGGAATTGTGGGCTTTGACGCCAGCGCCAGCAGCAATCCGATGACGCAGAGCGTCGCAGCGCAGAATGCCCAATTGACGGTAAACAACGTTGCGATTGAGAACAGCAGCAACCAGATTAGCGATGCACTGGAAGGGATTACGTTAAATCTGACTGCGCAGACGGTTGGCAGTCAGACGCTGACTATTACCAAAGACACTTCCAAGGCCTCCAGCGCCGTCAGCGCCTGGGTGGATGCCTACAATACGTTGCTGGATCAGTTTAATACCCTGACGAAATACACCAAGGTTGATACCAACAGCGATACGCAGGACTCCAGCAACGGTGCTCTTCTGGGCGACAGTACGTTACGTACCATCGAAACTCAGCTGAAAAGTATGCTGACCAACGCACAAAGCTCGTCAACCTATAAATCGCTGGGACAGATTGGTATTACCACCGACCCCACGAGCGGTTCATTAAAACTGGATTCGACCAAACTGAGCGCCGCCCTGGATAAAGATGCTGCAGGCGTTAAAGAGATGATTGTGGGTGACGGTAAAACCGGCATCACCGCGAAAATAGACAGCAAACTGACTGACTGGCTGGCATCCAAAGGGATTGTTCAGGCCGCAACTGATGGTGTCAGTAAGACACTGAATAACTTAACTGCCCTTTATAACACCACCAGCGATCGCATCGATGCGGATATTGCGCGTTATAAGACACAGTTTACTCAGCTGGATATGGCCATCAGTAAACTTAACTCGACCAGTACCTATCTGACGCAGCAGTTTGATACGTCAAATTCTTCTAACAAATCATAG
- the fliZ gene encoding flagella biosynthesis regulatory protein FliZ has translation MGAKTKARPLSRYLKDYKHSQTNCSHCGKVLDRMALVFRGQIINKEAIARMDQMIDEQLWLKLQPELTALCRFCSDIFCNTHPNYFDIMAFKQYLFEQTEMSPSTIREYVVRLRRLDEMLKAKNFPAEKLKGNSWHQCLESDLPDAGNNNYRIALRKYDQFLGWQQA, from the coding sequence ATGGGAGCCAAGACCAAGGCCAGACCGTTAAGTCGTTATCTTAAAGACTATAAACACAGCCAGACCAACTGTTCACACTGTGGCAAGGTATTAGATCGAATGGCGCTCGTTTTTCGTGGCCAGATCATCAATAAAGAGGCCATCGCTCGGATGGACCAGATGATTGATGAGCAGCTGTGGCTGAAACTTCAGCCCGAACTGACCGCGCTTTGTCGTTTTTGTAGTGATATTTTTTGTAATACCCATCCTAATTACTTCGACATTATGGCGTTTAAACAATATTTGTTTGAACAGACAGAGATGAGCCCCAGCACGATTCGTGAATATGTGGTGCGTCTGCGTCGACTGGATGAGATGCTGAAAGCCAAAAATTTCCCGGCCGAAAAGCTTAAAGGAAATAGCTGGCATCAGTGTCTGGAAAGCGATCTGCCCGATGCCGGTAATAACAATTACCGTATCGCGCTGCGTAAGTACGATCAGTTCTTAGGCTGGCAGCAGGCGTAA
- the fliS gene encoding flagellar export chaperone FliS, with protein sequence MYTATGTKAYAKIGVESAVMSASQQQLVVMLFDGALSALIRARLFMQDGNIEGKGSSISKAINIIEAGLKEGLAENRGDELADNLLDLYNYMTRRLLQANLHNDVAAVEEVEGLLRNIADAWKEVVQPNLIQDAI encoded by the coding sequence ATGTACACCGCTACAGGCACCAAAGCCTATGCAAAAATTGGCGTAGAAAGCGCCGTGATGAGCGCCAGCCAGCAGCAGCTGGTCGTGATGCTGTTCGACGGCGCACTGAGCGCGTTAATCCGCGCCCGTCTGTTTATGCAGGATGGCAATATTGAAGGAAAAGGCAGCTCTATCTCCAAAGCCATCAATATTATCGAAGCGGGCCTGAAAGAGGGCCTGGCTGAAAACCGTGGTGATGAGCTGGCAGACAATCTGCTGGATCTTTACAACTACATGACGCGTCGCCTGTTGCAGGCCAACCTGCACAATGATGTTGCAGCGGTCGAGGAAGTCGAAGGCCTGCTGCGCAACATCGCAGACGCGTGGAAAGAAGTGGTTCAACCTAACCTGATTCAGGACGCTATTTAA